Below is a window of Vanacampus margaritifer isolate UIUO_Vmar chromosome 11, RoL_Vmar_1.0, whole genome shotgun sequence DNA.
ACAACGTGTGTTCATGATGTTCTTCGTGATCGACTGCTCACGTTTGAGGACACGCTTACCGTGAGTGCACACATCTTTTAATGCTGTCTCGTTGCACTCTTGGGACTTGATCTGACTCCAGCGCAGTGGTGGgtagtaacaaagtacaaatacaaatGCTTTGTTACTTagctagatttttttcagttatctgtactttacatgtatttatttcctgATGACTTTTTGCATTTACACCTTaaatctcttttctttttttttcttctttttttagagctcagtattgttcattcggtaattttaccgatttgacatgtcatcatcattgctctttttttattttttttatttttattttgtatgtgcatgtgcgtgtgagtgtgtactcattagttcacctaaaacctatgaaaaaacccataccgttcacctaaaccgaatacttcagaatccagctagagttgggaggttgtcaggagacccgaggaaggatcaaagaaaagaaaggaaagtgaaatctagcaccaaccagacattacctactacccgccgggttaccaaccagagtctttcaccaaccccagaaacatctaaattccatcaaattagggagacctcaagagacgaaaggagagactgaggaaaggaaggaaggatagatgaagcagagtgagatccacagacatcagcctccaccgattcaacgaccagaggaagaagcagattgtgtttgaattttgatagatgctggtgtggtggatctggcatgcatgaaaacctccaccaaagaggggaactgtcgaccccggccaggacagagcaagcataacacctcagggccccccaagccacggcagcgccaagggacaaccccggGGCCCCGctggggccaccggccggagagcaaacccaggagccaggagcggccccccaccccaacacggcccgcgccccccacccaacgcagcaggacggggcacggtAGGCCCGCCAgacaccccaccggcccacagcccccgctcccccccacccccaccatccaccacaacccagccccagccgccccgcCACCCgtaccacccccaccccacccctcccaaCCAAGCCGACTGTGTCGCCAcccgaccccacccccccaaagtgtgttatgtgccctatgtgtttATAagcaaagtgtattgtgcaaaactagtgcaatgagttaagaggagcgaccagcggggccctTCCCAACCGGGCGAGGGCAGGAGAGGCTTCCGCCCaccaaccccccacccacctcaccgggaccccggcgggcatatgggaccagcctggcggggcgatagggctcgtcCCCCGGTAACTGGGGCCATATTTGTAATTTCTACTcattactttgtcaaaatagtaaggctgtcaaaattaaagcctGAACACTGgagattaattttaattcagtaaagcattttaaaaaaattactcgGTTAACTCTGCTATCTTAATGTGCAGCCAGACTTGGAAGAGTTTGCGgagccaaattcaaattgcaTATTAGTTGAAGACCTTTGGCGTATCTTCCCAGAGCAAAATACCCTGCTCAAGTTACCTCTGTAGGGCCTCGCAATCCAATGCTGTTGGAGTGTGGTGCTTGTAAGCAACATTAAACCTGTTTGCGAGAAGTTCTGCAAATTGTTTGAGtccattttgatcattttgttttgacagcaGTGAAATGGAGAGCAACAGGTTGAGagatgcaaaatattttctctcCCATGGCCTTATTTCTTAGAATTGTTTGATGGTGACTCTAAGAATGAGTTCATGGTGAAGGTGTGTTGGGTGCCAGTTGTAAAACCGCCAGTTTCTGGCAATCAGAATTTTTTCTCTGTGAGATGGAGAATAACGTGTAACCAGGTGGTTCGTCAAGGTTTCTCATCGTTATATAATGCATCACCCCCGTCTCACCGTTCTCCATTCTACCACGTCCGACTGATTAGCTTATGCGCAACACCTGTGCACGCCGTAGGATCGGTTATGGTCATGGAGGTCGCCGTGTAagcatttattacattttatggGCTTGCGGCAAAAGTTGAAGGGTTTACTTGATGTTTTctacattttgttgaattaaagaGTCATAGAGTGGTCTGTGGTGGGACCATCATAAACtagtgtaataaaataaaaacataaaacaaatgtgaGATATCAAGCAGCTTTACTGAGCATAAACaaagggaaaacaaaaatgtctataCTTTTGAGGGAAAAGCCAAATGAACCAATCCACTTCTGATCGCTGATCAGAATTCCAGGCATATGTGGTAGAGGTGTTGGAAGATTAAGACCGTCTGGGTCTATTGGTGCATCGGCTGACGTCTTCACAAAGCATAGCTCTTTGTGTCTGAGCCATATTGTGCAGCACGATACAGGCATAAATGATCTttgatgggttttttttgtttttgtaaacaggCAAGTCTACGTTTAAGAATGTCATTGATGTGCTCAGTTGTTCCTCATGTTGCGCTGTAGGCAATATTGTACTGTAGTTGAGAGTGAAACTAATACATGGGATCACACTAATTCTACCTTGAAGTGGAATTaatttcatgctttttttttcaggatcaGTCTGATCCAGATTCGGGACTGAAGTTTTTAAATACCCAACAGGCTCAAATCTGGATTAAAGGCAGGATTCAATTTGCACATCTGGATTTGAATCTTTAAGATTAAATGTATCTTgaaataaacagtttttaacCAGGTTTAATCCAGAGGATTATGTTATGAGCTCAGATGATTCCTTTAACTCTTGCTGCTTGTTGTCACTCCTGCTTGACATGACCAAGTAGTTAGATCATTTAACTCTCAAATCTTGGCATTGTGTCATCTCAGTGCTGGACCGTGTGAGGTTTTTAGAATTGCTGACACTCCCGTAAATTAGGTGTCACGACGCCACCGGCTTCACAATTTCACAGGATCTTGAAGATGTGTCTGCGGATATCCGATAGCTTCATACCATACAACAGAGGGTTGAGAACTGGCGGAATCACCACAAACTCCAGAGATAAAATGATGGCCACGAAGGGGTTCATCTCCTCCACATTGTACCTGCTCAGGGCAATATCACAAAATATGGCAATGGAATAAATGACAAAGGAGACCATGTGCGGCAAACAGCTCTGAAATACTCTTCCCTTGACTTTGGCCGAGCGTCTCCATGTGGCGTTAATGATGCGCATGTACGTGTAGAGGACGAAGGCCAACGGGAGGAAAACGGTAAACATGGTTGTCAACAAGCCTGCAACATTACCGACTGCTGTGGACTCACATGACAGTCTAACTACATTCCAGTTGGAGCAGAACACCTTCTGGATCTCGTTGCCGCACAGGGGCAGCATGGCGGACCGGTACATGCCCGTGGTGAGGAGGAAAGCGGGTAAGAGCCAGGCCAGGCCGACCAGGATCAGGGCTTTTTTCACCGTCATCCTGGTGCGGTAGTGCAGCGGGTGGCAAACAGCCAGGTAGCGGTCGTAGGCCATGACGCACAACGTGGTCATCTCGTTTGCGCCATACGTGTAAATGAAGTAGATCTGTGTGAAGCAGGCGGCGCGCGAAATTAGATGCGTGTCGGACGCCAGGTCCAATAGTAGGCGGGGGAAGAAGCCTGTGGAGCCGTACAGGGCGTTGAAGGACAAGCTAGCAATGAATATGTACATGGGCTCGTGAAGATTCTTTTCGCGGAAGATCGTCAGTAGGATGGCCCAGTTGGCGCACAAGATGAAGAGGTAGAGGAGGAGGCACAAGGCCAACGTCGGGTAGCGGTACGGGCCGATGTTCATGAACATGGTGAGGTTAAAGTAAGGAGACAGCGTTAGGTTGGGCATCTTTACTACCCGCACACTCGTGACTCAGAACAACCTGTTACCTGATACCGTCtgtgaagagaaaaaagagaaattgtCATTGGTGGGTTACGGttacaattttacttttttaaaggcaatgttTAGGGGTGTAAGAAAGAATGATTTGAATCGGAAAATTGGTTTTGacttaaaatatgtgattaCAGTTGCACcgcatctatccatccattcctGAATACCTTCCAGtagcacatttgaaaaaagatCTAAATTTATCAGTTCCTACCCTCTCCATTACATGATCAATACAGATATATCAATATTCTTTGTCAATTTGATACACTATTTCTACATACGCtataatattatatacagtGCACAATACATTTCCAATTTCCATACATAATTCTAAAAAAACAGCTCATATACAACTAATATCCTAATCATTAACAATAAAGATtatcctaattattattattaataaacaacataccttataaatatgtatttttccatgaaaataccaacaataataataaaaaaagcttaATGTTACATAGCCAGTGTTTACGTCTGATTAACAAGCCCTTCCTCTTCCCCATACTGTACTTCTCAAAATGTAGAGTTTATATTTCTTTTTGAACTAGTGTATCTTTGGATATTGTTGTAGGTCAATATGCAGTCTGTTCCAAATTTTCACTTCACATACAGAAGCTCTTCTTTGTTGTCCTTGAGGACTTTGTCttcaaaatatatacagtatcctCCTCAAATCATAGCCACTCTCTCTGTCTGAAAGCATATTTTGGCTGTTGCCCAGCCTTAAATTAGATCTTGATTAATGCTCAAGATAAAACCATTGTAAAATTTTAGATTGTAGAAACAGTGCACTTGGTGATGAAAGTATCCAACATTATGTATGAATTTTTTTGCAATCCAAACAGAGGTTGTAGTGAATTATTGTGTTTCACCATATTTCTGaacattattttaaacatgGTAATACCAGAGAGCAGTACAGAATGTGCAATGATTTAAGattgagaaaatattttacttttgccAAGTTGCTTTTTGAGAGTTTGTATCTGATATATTTAATGTGTGGTTT
It encodes the following:
- the LOC144060654 gene encoding olfactory receptor 1D2-like, producing the protein MPNLTLSPYFNLTMFMNIGPYRYPTLALCLLLYLFILCANWAILLTIFREKNLHEPMYIFIASLSFNALYGSTGFFPRLLLDLASDTHLISRAACFTQIYFIYTYGANEMTTLCVMAYDRYLAVCHPLHYRTRMTVKKALILVGLAWLLPAFLLTTGMYRSAMLPLCGNEIQKVFCSNWNVVRLSCESTAVGNVAGLLTTMFTVFLPLAFVLYTYMRIINATWRRSAKVKGRVFQSCLPHMVSFVIYSIAIFCDIALSRYNVEEMNPFVAIILSLEFVVIPPVLNPLLYGMKLSDIRRHIFKIL